The Sesamum indicum cultivar Zhongzhi No. 13 linkage group LG9, S_indicum_v1.0, whole genome shotgun sequence genome segment GCACGTTTTTGGATAAGCGCAGAATTCCTTGAGAATGGCATGGGCCGGAGACGGTGTACTAGTGCATCAAGTTCCTCAAGAATGTAGAGGCTGGAGGAGCGTGTACTAGTACTGCCACCGGACATGGAGTGGCCGAAATATAATGCATTGATGCATTCCTTGCATCTCTCTTTCGGCACCTCTAGGTGATGGTGGAGCAAATACAACGTCGACGTGGATTATACTGATGCTTTTCACATTACTGCATTTTCAAGGCGTGCTGTTACAGGACGTAGAGACATAGTATTGCTTAAATGACCACTTCTTGAAATAATTAACTGTAGGCCAAACAAATGCTGATAAACCTGAGAAACCGTGGTAATGTTGGTCAATTTATACGACGGCTTTGACTTTTCATACTTTCTTGCTgacttaaaaaatgaatggcaGGAGGATTGCTGAATTCAAGGAGCATGAATGCCGGGATGCAGTTGAAGAAGTTATGTACATGCTCATATTCCACAAGTTCAATGAGATGAGAGTTCATTTGATCCCCCGGCTTTCCGAAGGCGTGTATAATGGTCGGCTTGAGATCTGGCCTTCAAAGGACTGGGAACTTGAGTCTATCCATAGCTTTGAGGTTCTGCAAATGGTTAGGGAACATCTAAGAGCTGTTGTTGGATGGAGATCAATTTCTAATGTCACAGCCAGCTGGGCCACAACTGAGATACAACGGCTCAAGCTCTGCAAACTTTATGCTGCTTCTATCTTGTACGGATATTTCTTGAAGTCCGCTTCTTTGAGGCACCATCTGGAACGGGTTCTAGACCTGAGCAACTCCCACTTTGGCATTGGTGCTCGGAATCAGCTTTCCGCTCCTGAGATGTTTTCAGTGGGATCAGACTACATCACCTCTGGCCGTGTTGGCAGCGCAAAATCATCATCTGTGGGTCGAGTCTCTTATAGCTTGGGGAGTAAACAGGAAAACTTCAGGTTTTATGTTATGGGATTTGATGCGGAAACAATTCAGATGTGTGCAAAACCAAAGTCCAAAGAGGCAGTGAATCTGATCG includes the following:
- the LOC105170122 gene encoding UV-B-induced protein At3g17800, chloroplastic; translated protein: MDFCVSYARPRFPTLPAGVLRRPVTFGLPVDGRPLIVVASTSSASKREFGGLNAPLEPRTTAGKFLSGVLLDDRDNFRVAARKELERLANERDEAAARLQLSLGSDEACLHRRIAEFKEHECRDAVEEVMYMLIFHKFNEMRVHLIPRLSEGVYNGRLEIWPSKDWELESIHSFEVLQMVREHLRAVVGWRSISNVTASWATTEIQRLKLCKLYAASILYGYFLKSASLRHHLERVLDLSNSHFGIGARNQLSAPEMFSVGSDYITSGRVGSAKSSSVGRVSYSLGSKQENFRFYVMGFDAETIQMCAKPKSKEAVNLIERHSSALFGDEETGLVETNDVITTSFASLKRFLLEAVAFGSFLWEAENCVNAVYMLEEN